Proteins encoded by one window of Salmonirosea aquatica:
- a CDS encoding sugar ABC transporter substrate-binding protein, whose translation MIKYLLSLFILAATLISCNRSENDKPVIGVTMLSMQNEFIVNVSDEMEKKAQEAGVELITVDAERSALKQIEQVESFIAQGVDAIVMNPCEVEASSPAVTKAQAAGIPIINVNSETATQPTAFVGSDDVESARIAMKYIADRLGGKGNVIMIHGYMGQAAQIKREQGAREILKQYPGLKLLASQTGEWDRAKSMSLMENWIQSYGGQINAVFAQNDEMGMGALKALTDAGLKDKIVVVSIDAIPDALQAVQKGTLDATVFQNAQQQGSQAIETALKIINKQPYEKEILVPFQLVTKENVAEFMK comes from the coding sequence ATGATAAAGTACCTCCTTTCCCTCTTCATCCTGGCCGCTACCCTGATCAGCTGCAACCGCTCCGAAAACGACAAGCCCGTGATCGGCGTGACCATGCTGAGCATGCAGAACGAATTCATCGTCAACGTGAGCGACGAGATGGAGAAAAAAGCGCAGGAAGCCGGGGTAGAACTCATCACCGTCGACGCCGAGCGCTCGGCGCTCAAGCAGATCGAGCAGGTGGAAAGCTTCATCGCGCAGGGCGTGGATGCGATCGTCATGAATCCCTGCGAGGTAGAGGCGAGTTCGCCGGCCGTTACCAAAGCGCAGGCGGCAGGTATTCCCATCATCAACGTCAACTCTGAAACCGCCACCCAACCCACCGCTTTTGTGGGTTCCGACGATGTCGAATCGGCTCGCATCGCCATGAAGTACATTGCCGACCGACTCGGCGGCAAGGGTAACGTGATCATGATTCACGGCTACATGGGGCAGGCCGCCCAAATCAAACGCGAGCAGGGCGCCCGCGAAATCCTGAAGCAGTACCCTGGCCTTAAGCTCCTCGCCAGCCAGACCGGCGAGTGGGACCGTGCCAAATCCATGTCCCTGATGGAAAACTGGATTCAATCATATGGCGGACAGATCAATGCGGTTTTTGCTCAGAATGATGAAATGGGAATGGGTGCCCTCAAAGCCCTGACCGACGCGGGTCTGAAAGACAAAATCGTAGTCGTCAGCATCGACGCCATTCCCGACGCCCTGCAAGCCGTGCAGAAAGGTACCCTGGATGCCACTGTTTTCCAAAACGCCCAGCAGCAGGGATCGCAGGCTATCGAAACAGCTTTGAAAATCATCAACAAGCAACCCTACGAAAAGGAAATCCTCGTGCCGTTCCAGTTGGTGACGAAGGAAAACGTGGCGGAATTTATGAAATAG
- a CDS encoding RNA polymerase sigma factor: MKEIVRQCQRENPFAQKRLYDHYAHRLYRLCCRYVPNPLETEEVLMNGFLKIFRAIVDFEYRSPDELEVWLKRIVVNEALMHLRKTKSEKWLFAELDSSETTAAVSQASNAEGDLHAEGIHELILCLPDGYRTVFCLHALEGYTHQEIGTLLNISENTSKSQLSKARVALQKLLVKNGYSYER, from the coding sequence TTGAAAGAGATCGTCCGTCAATGCCAACGGGAAAACCCTTTCGCCCAAAAGCGTCTGTACGATCACTATGCCCATCGGCTCTACCGCCTGTGTTGCCGCTACGTGCCGAATCCGCTGGAAACCGAAGAGGTACTCATGAATGGTTTTCTGAAAATATTCCGGGCGATTGTCGATTTTGAATACCGCAGCCCCGATGAACTGGAAGTGTGGCTGAAACGAATCGTGGTCAATGAAGCCCTCATGCATCTGCGCAAAACCAAGTCGGAGAAATGGCTTTTTGCGGAACTGGATTCATCCGAAACTACTGCTGCTGTTTCGCAAGCCTCCAATGCAGAGGGCGATCTGCACGCCGAAGGGATTCACGAGCTGATTTTGTGCCTGCCCGACGGGTACCGGACGGTATTTTGCCTTCACGCGCTGGAAGGATACACGCATCAGGAAATAGGTACCCTGCTGAACATCAGCGAAAATACGTCCAAGTCACAACTCAGCAAGGCGCGGGTCGCTTTACAAAAATTACTAGTCAAGAACGGATACAGCTATGAACGATAA
- a CDS encoding ABC transporter permease, which produces MLKNYFIIAWRNLLRNKMLSCINIVGLALGMACSLLIGTYLWHEFSFDQYNEHVESIYRVVTRFKTADSDDGVATSGFDVGPRLQGAYPEIVNSVRFKSMAVATIQLGDEVVNQEDVYFADSSVFDVFSYRLVSGSKAALAAPNSVVLTQRLAQKYFGTSEPLGKTLKINDQPYTVTGVLENLPANTDLKFSALLSWKDDPSTEEDVFDTSCYTYLLFQKPQNAEDFGKKLADFDRNQVKPRVKALGYDFQVEHQVQALADLHFVEGWYDDNPKGNRTYLAIFLVVAAFILFVAYINFVNLHTAQATQRRKEAGVRTVVGARKEQLIGQFMGEAWLIIGIGASFSLLLILLFRSLFEQFTGISLAFPGWQFVGLGVGVIGLASIVAGLYPALFLATKPTSFIIKGKSGTTAKQYVRKALVVVQFTISVVLIVSTLVITRQTDFLRSKDPGFSKEQVLVIGVPPEETIAQKMRALKATLAKDSRIEAVSLGLSPISEDGLVGVIKESAGQKSERFVKFARVDEDYLDLLKIKLIAGRNLKPAQSAEKELEVIVNESFVKWMGWPQDKVVGHVIPLVAPPDEILATQRVAGVVADYHFESLHKPVEPLMLYYQSDRPLNVLIRVKPERLAVIKSIWKNLIPDYPFEAQFLDVAFDQQYQSEEKAKTLLSWLTGLIILIACLGLFGLAALTAEQRTKEIGIRKVLGASVNSIVALLSKDFLKLVVIAILVASPIAWYATDVWLQGFAYRIDTGWWVFVLAGLLAVGIALFTVSFQSVKAAVRNPVESLRSE; this is translated from the coding sequence ATGCTGAAAAACTATTTTATAATTGCCTGGCGCAATCTGCTGCGAAACAAAATGCTTTCCTGCATCAACATCGTTGGGTTGGCTCTGGGTATGGCGTGTAGCCTGTTGATTGGAACGTACCTTTGGCATGAGTTCAGTTTTGACCAGTACAACGAGCATGTCGAGTCCATTTATCGTGTTGTCACCCGTTTCAAAACCGCGGACTCGGACGACGGCGTGGCCACGTCGGGCTTCGACGTGGGCCCGCGCCTCCAGGGTGCCTATCCCGAAATTGTGAACAGCGTTCGCTTCAAGTCGATGGCGGTAGCTACCATTCAGTTGGGTGATGAGGTAGTCAATCAGGAAGATGTGTACTTTGCCGATAGCAGCGTTTTCGACGTATTCTCCTATCGTTTGGTTTCGGGCAGCAAGGCGGCGTTGGCGGCGCCCAATAGCGTGGTTCTCACCCAACGCCTGGCTCAAAAATATTTTGGCACCAGCGAGCCGCTGGGCAAAACACTAAAAATCAACGATCAGCCGTACACCGTCACGGGGGTTTTGGAGAATCTTCCCGCCAATACGGATTTGAAATTCAGCGCGTTGCTCAGTTGGAAAGACGATCCTTCTACCGAAGAAGATGTTTTTGACACGTCCTGTTATACCTACCTGTTGTTCCAAAAGCCACAAAATGCTGAAGATTTTGGCAAAAAGCTGGCCGACTTCGACCGGAATCAGGTAAAGCCGCGCGTGAAAGCATTAGGCTACGATTTCCAGGTCGAACATCAGGTACAAGCCTTGGCCGACCTGCATTTTGTGGAAGGATGGTACGACGATAACCCAAAGGGAAACCGTACCTACCTCGCTATTTTTCTGGTGGTGGCGGCCTTTATTCTCTTTGTGGCCTACATCAATTTTGTCAATCTGCACACGGCGCAGGCGACCCAGCGTCGGAAGGAAGCCGGCGTGCGAACGGTGGTGGGAGCCAGGAAAGAGCAATTGATCGGTCAGTTTATGGGAGAAGCCTGGCTGATTATCGGCATCGGAGCCAGTTTTTCACTCCTGCTGATTTTATTATTCCGTTCTCTATTTGAGCAATTTACGGGCATTTCGCTAGCGTTTCCAGGGTGGCAGTTTGTCGGTCTTGGGGTGGGCGTCATCGGTTTGGCCAGTATTGTAGCGGGTTTGTATCCCGCGCTGTTTTTAGCTACGAAACCCACCTCGTTCATCATCAAAGGAAAGTCAGGTACCACAGCAAAGCAGTACGTCCGAAAGGCCTTGGTGGTGGTTCAATTCACAATTTCCGTCGTGCTGATCGTCAGTACCCTGGTCATCACCCGGCAAACGGATTTCCTGCGCAGCAAAGATCCGGGATTTTCGAAAGAACAAGTCCTGGTGATCGGCGTTCCCCCCGAAGAGACGATCGCGCAAAAAATGCGGGCCTTAAAAGCCACGCTGGCCAAGGACAGCCGGATCGAAGCCGTATCGCTGGGGCTAAGTCCTATTTCGGAGGATGGGTTGGTCGGTGTGATCAAAGAAAGCGCGGGCCAGAAAAGCGAGCGATTCGTCAAATTCGCCCGGGTAGATGAGGACTACCTCGATTTGCTAAAAATCAAACTAATCGCCGGGCGTAATCTGAAGCCCGCCCAGAGTGCTGAAAAAGAACTAGAAGTTATTGTCAACGAGAGTTTTGTAAAATGGATGGGCTGGCCCCAAGATAAAGTCGTGGGCCACGTGATTCCGCTCGTTGCTCCCCCGGACGAAATACTCGCGACTCAACGCGTCGCGGGTGTGGTGGCCGACTACCACTTTGAATCGCTGCACAAGCCCGTCGAGCCGCTCATGCTGTACTACCAATCCGACCGTCCGCTGAATGTTCTGATACGGGTGAAGCCGGAAAGGCTGGCCGTTATTAAATCCATTTGGAAAAACCTCATTCCCGATTATCCCTTCGAAGCGCAATTTCTGGATGTTGCTTTCGATCAGCAGTACCAAAGCGAGGAGAAAGCAAAAACACTACTAAGCTGGTTGACCGGGCTCATTATCCTGATCGCCTGCCTGGGCCTGTTCGGCCTGGCCGCCCTCACCGCCGAGCAGCGCACCAAGGAAATTGGTATCCGAAAAGTGTTGGGAGCCAGCGTGAATAGTATCGTAGCCTTACTCTCGAAAGATTTCCTGAAATTGGTCGTAATCGCCATCCTCGTCGCCAGTCCTATCGCCTGGTACGCCACGGATGTGTGGTTGCAAGGTTTCGCGTACCGTATCGACACTGGTTGGTGGGTCTTCGTACTGGCAGGTTTGCTGGCCGTCGGGATTGCACTATTTACAGTAAGTTTTCAAAGTGTGAAAGCGGCAGTCAGAAATCCGGTAGAATCATTGCGAAGCGAGTAG
- a CDS encoding DUF1206 domain-containing protein, translating to MTDSLLSTPSQRQWIEGAARTGLVAKGIVYSLIGTLTFMAAFELGTGDDKGGKSQALKWLQKQPFGQVLLGLTAIGLLCYSIWRFVEAFLDTEDKGNDAKGLAVRARYAFSGLMYGASTYYAAKLLFGGSSGEGKDTRETIAQKLLEQPFGQWLVGIVAVGVMAVGVYQIYYSISDKHRKKIQESKVDKRVKETLLKTGKVGYIARGIVWLLIGYLFLKAAIQSDSSEAGGSDSAFSFLEQEYGSWILGVVALGLLCYGIFMFVRARYQPVNTQ from the coding sequence ATGACTGACTCTTTACTAAGCACTCCATCCCAACGGCAGTGGATCGAAGGCGCGGCCCGCACTGGCCTCGTGGCCAAAGGCATCGTATATTCTTTAATAGGTACCCTCACCTTCATGGCTGCCTTCGAACTGGGTACCGGTGATGATAAGGGAGGTAAATCGCAGGCGCTCAAATGGCTTCAGAAACAGCCTTTTGGGCAGGTTTTATTGGGACTTACGGCCATCGGACTACTATGCTATAGTATCTGGCGATTTGTCGAAGCTTTTCTGGATACCGAAGATAAAGGGAATGACGCCAAAGGCCTGGCCGTAAGGGCCAGGTATGCTTTCAGCGGCCTGATGTACGGCGCATCGACGTATTATGCGGCCAAACTGCTGTTTGGTGGATCCAGCGGAGAAGGTAAGGATACACGTGAAACGATTGCCCAGAAACTGCTCGAACAACCCTTCGGCCAGTGGCTGGTAGGCATCGTGGCCGTGGGGGTAATGGCCGTGGGCGTATACCAAATCTATTATTCAATCTCGGATAAGCACCGCAAGAAAATCCAAGAGTCGAAGGTCGATAAGCGGGTGAAGGAAACCTTGCTCAAGACCGGGAAAGTGGGCTACATCGCCCGGGGTATCGTATGGTTGCTGATAGGGTACCTGTTTCTAAAAGCCGCCATCCAGTCCGATTCCAGCGAAGCGGGTGGCTCCGATTCCGCATTCAGTTTTCTGGAACAAGAGTATGGCTCCTGGATTCTGGGTGTGGTGGCGCTGGGTTTGTTGTGTTATGGTATCTTCATGTTCGTGCGGGCAAGGTACCAGCCTGTCAATACACAGTAG
- a CDS encoding DUF1206 domain-containing protein, which yields MARPSTQKWIEITGQTGLVAIGIVYSLIGLLTCAAALDFGDQSQQGKVSQVLAWIQEQIFGQILLAFITLGLLCYTVWRFVEAILDTDQKGTSIHGLALRVSYLSYGVVYAALTYFAARLLFSQGSEKKELTDTMNEDTRQNLAQQLLELPFGRWILGGLAVGTAGIGVFQIYLALSGTYRQIIEEKKIDTQAKEILVRSGIVGYVARAIVWLIVGYFLLQAALHADSSQAGDTDTALNYLEYEYGSLTLAVVGLGLVCYGIFQFARARYQPIVKG from the coding sequence ATGGCGAGACCTTCAACCCAAAAATGGATTGAAATTACGGGACAGACGGGTCTTGTCGCTATTGGCATAGTCTATTCCCTGATTGGGCTGCTGACTTGTGCTGCCGCCCTTGATTTCGGGGATCAAAGCCAGCAAGGGAAGGTTTCCCAGGTACTTGCCTGGATTCAGGAGCAGATTTTCGGTCAAATTCTGCTGGCCTTCATTACCTTGGGACTGCTCTGTTATACGGTATGGCGATTCGTCGAAGCTATTCTGGATACGGATCAAAAAGGTACCAGTATTCACGGACTGGCACTGCGGGTATCCTACCTTTCCTATGGCGTGGTGTATGCTGCCCTGACCTACTTTGCCGCCAGGCTTTTATTCAGCCAGGGCAGCGAAAAAAAAGAATTGACGGATACGATGAATGAAGATACCCGACAGAATCTTGCGCAGCAGCTCCTGGAGCTACCCTTCGGGCGTTGGATACTGGGCGGCCTGGCCGTGGGCACAGCGGGTATTGGCGTTTTCCAGATCTACCTTGCCCTATCCGGTACCTACCGGCAAATCATCGAGGAGAAGAAAATAGATACCCAGGCCAAGGAAATCCTGGTTCGATCGGGAATCGTGGGGTATGTCGCCCGGGCCATCGTATGGCTTATTGTGGGGTACTTTCTTTTGCAGGCCGCCCTGCATGCCGATTCCAGCCAGGCGGGGGATACCGACACGGCATTGAACTACCTGGAGTACGAATACGGCTCCCTGACACTGGCCGTGGTAGGCCTTGGCCTGGTCTGCTACGGAATATTCCAGTTTGCCCGGGCCCGGTACCAGCCCATCGTCAAAGGGTAG
- a CDS encoding GNAT family N-acetyltransferase, with product MKNDRKPAVQQAITDTDILKCSRAVQALRPHLTDAVYPEAVRQTLADNRTMVFIEEQGEAAAVAVFELGYNLFRGRYLYIDDLSTLPEYRGKGYAGQLIDWILDYARQENFDEVHLDSGVNDARTDAHRLYLTKRFKVTSLHFTIKL from the coding sequence ATGAAAAATGATAGGAAGCCAGCTGTCCAACAGGCTATCACCGACACGGACATACTCAAATGCAGCCGCGCAGTACAGGCCCTGCGCCCGCATCTTACGGATGCGGTATACCCCGAAGCCGTCCGGCAGACGCTGGCCGACAACCGAACCATGGTATTCATTGAAGAACAGGGCGAAGCCGCGGCAGTAGCTGTGTTTGAGTTAGGCTATAACTTGTTTCGGGGGAGGTACCTTTACATCGATGATCTGTCTACCTTACCCGAATACCGGGGTAAGGGCTACGCCGGGCAACTGATCGACTGGATACTCGATTACGCCCGTCAGGAGAATTTCGACGAAGTACACCTGGATTCGGGTGTCAATGATGCCCGTACCGATGCCCACCGCCTGTACCTTACTAAACGCTTCAAAGTTACGAGCCTGCACTTCACCATTAAGTTATAG
- a CDS encoding bifunctional 3,4-dihydroxy-2-butanone-4-phosphate synthase/GTP cyclohydrolase II, giving the protein MNNNSNKIHLDSIEEAIEDIKAGRLIIVVDDEDRENEGDMIGASELITPEMVNLMAREGRGLICVSLTEERCQELGLEMMVGHNTATHETAFTVSVDLLGNGCTTGISASDRAKTIRALVDSATKPEDLGRPGHIFPLKAKQGGVLRRTGHTEASLDFARLAGLAPSGVLVEVLNEDGAMARLPELRVIADRLGMKLVTIKDLIEYRLQQETLIKREIGVDMPTEWGHFDLIAYRQLNTNDLHLALVKGTWEKDEPVLVRVHSSCVTGDIFGSCRCDCGGQLHAAMDMVDKAGKGVVVYMNQEGRGIGLLNKLKAYKLQEMGRDTVEANLELGLPMDARDYGVGAQILRDLGISKIKLISNNPKKRVGLMGYGLEIVDSIAIEIASNPHNERYLLTKRDKMGHSLLNLTLAGNKG; this is encoded by the coding sequence ATGAACAACAATAGTAACAAAATCCACCTCGACTCGATTGAAGAAGCCATTGAAGACATCAAAGCGGGTCGCCTAATCATTGTGGTAGATGACGAAGATCGTGAAAATGAAGGCGATATGATTGGCGCTTCCGAGCTGATCACCCCCGAAATGGTCAACCTCATGGCCCGCGAAGGCCGGGGGCTGATTTGTGTCTCCCTCACCGAGGAACGGTGCCAGGAGCTGGGACTGGAAATGATGGTAGGCCACAACACAGCGACGCACGAAACGGCCTTTACGGTATCGGTGGATCTGCTGGGTAATGGCTGCACAACGGGAATTTCGGCCTCCGACCGAGCTAAAACCATTCGTGCCCTTGTAGATTCCGCCACCAAGCCCGAAGATTTGGGTCGCCCCGGTCACATTTTCCCCCTGAAGGCTAAGCAGGGTGGTGTGTTGCGGCGCACCGGGCACACTGAAGCTTCGCTGGACTTTGCGCGCCTGGCCGGGTTGGCTCCCTCGGGTGTGCTGGTGGAAGTACTCAATGAGGACGGTGCCATGGCGCGTCTTCCCGAACTGCGGGTGATTGCCGACCGACTGGGGATGAAGCTCGTTACCATTAAGGATCTGATCGAGTACCGTTTGCAGCAGGAAACCCTCATCAAACGTGAAATCGGGGTAGACATGCCCACCGAATGGGGGCACTTCGACCTGATCGCCTACCGTCAGCTCAATACCAACGATCTGCACCTGGCGCTGGTGAAAGGCACCTGGGAAAAAGACGAACCCGTGTTGGTGCGCGTGCACTCTTCCTGTGTGACAGGCGACATATTCGGCTCCTGCCGCTGCGATTGCGGCGGTCAGCTCCACGCCGCTATGGACATGGTGGATAAGGCCGGGAAGGGAGTCGTCGTATATATGAATCAGGAGGGGCGTGGCATTGGCCTACTCAATAAGCTGAAAGCCTATAAATTGCAGGAAATGGGACGGGATACCGTGGAGGCGAATCTGGAACTGGGCTTGCCCATGGATGCGCGTGACTACGGTGTGGGGGCGCAGATTTTGCGTGATTTAGGCATATCTAAAATAAAATTGATCTCCAATAACCCCAAAAAACGCGTAGGATTGATGGGTTACGGGCTGGAAATTGTAGATTCCATTGCCATCGAAATAGCCTCCAACCCTCACAACGAGCGGTACCTGTTGACCAAGCGGGATAAAATGGGCCACAGCCTGCTCAATCTCACGCTGGCGGGTAATAAAGGGTAA
- a CDS encoding T9SS type B sorting domain-containing protein: MAYRRINILWVGLLWLGIGELATVRGQDLCQTGGGGFTINFDTGTAPITGCAPFLVTVANTVAGANNIAYNFDYKGEANPSTTTNRTFTYTKPGTYRILQVGSSGATGITACREVIVRDNTPPKVTYSSCPGGKIKLTFADDSTTKQYDQITVDWFDGSPLVYVNTRGSLEIEHTFFGSGTRPVQYKGTYTTNPGSCSGSASTILSVVVNGSKLEAVVISELDARADGTVGLTFGGIEGVESEVLVKTGAGTYAPINVKSSKGGQQQLTLPGLDPKQVHCIKIRSTDACGNFSESNEVCTIVMNGTAENERNLVTWTKYPLPSGFKRYELLRNGIRVKSFDDIDEVSYVDNNLQCGLSYRYQIIAITDKAQSNAVPVEVTVKSDIKPDAVSQAIVSVEQDGSVSLIAFPPAQGTTPSFKMIFERADGPNAGFTEIGETQNGNRYTDGTALTSQQSYCYRILYENACGNRSDPSEPICTVYLKNAGSNIQWTSEAPFTDDVDSYFVIKLNKGGASTETGVGSNTTYNPQFDDPNEQEFNYQVRVRSKNGAFLSYSNVILFRREAALFMPDAFSPNDDGMNDFFKPSGTFYDNFQLVVYNRWGQSIFQTTDAATGWDGMIQGNRAPQGQYVYKVIITDSTGVEFVKSGTVLLLR, translated from the coding sequence ATGGCATATCGTAGGATCAATATCCTGTGGGTTGGGCTGCTGTGGTTGGGCATCGGAGAGTTGGCTACGGTGAGGGGGCAGGATTTGTGCCAGACCGGGGGAGGAGGTTTTACAATCAACTTTGATACTGGTACTGCGCCTATCACAGGCTGCGCTCCTTTCCTGGTAACAGTGGCCAATACCGTAGCAGGCGCTAACAATATAGCCTATAATTTTGATTACAAAGGCGAAGCAAATCCATCCACGACAACAAACCGAACATTTACCTATACCAAACCGGGCACCTATCGTATACTGCAGGTAGGAAGTAGCGGCGCTACGGGCATAACCGCCTGCCGGGAAGTAATCGTCCGCGACAACACGCCCCCCAAGGTAACCTACTCCTCGTGCCCGGGCGGCAAGATCAAACTTACCTTTGCCGACGATAGTACCACCAAACAGTACGATCAGATTACAGTTGACTGGTTTGATGGCTCGCCTTTGGTCTATGTGAATACACGTGGTTCTCTGGAAATAGAGCATACTTTTTTCGGCAGTGGCACACGTCCCGTCCAATATAAGGGTACCTATACTACTAATCCGGGTTCCTGCTCGGGAAGCGCTTCCACCATTCTGTCGGTAGTAGTAAATGGCAGCAAACTGGAGGCCGTAGTTATCAGTGAGCTAGATGCCCGGGCTGACGGCACGGTGGGCCTTACTTTTGGGGGTATCGAAGGGGTTGAGTCAGAGGTTCTGGTCAAGACCGGGGCGGGAACCTATGCGCCAATCAATGTCAAAAGTTCTAAAGGGGGCCAACAACAGCTCACCCTACCCGGGCTGGACCCCAAGCAGGTGCATTGCATTAAAATCAGGTCAACGGATGCCTGCGGCAATTTTAGCGAATCCAATGAGGTATGTACCATCGTAATGAATGGTACAGCCGAAAATGAACGAAATCTTGTCACGTGGACGAAATATCCCCTTCCATCGGGATTCAAGCGGTACGAGCTGCTGCGAAATGGAATACGTGTGAAAAGCTTCGATGATATCGACGAAGTTTCGTACGTAGATAACAACCTGCAGTGCGGTCTTTCGTACCGCTATCAGATCATAGCCATAACGGATAAAGCCCAATCGAATGCGGTACCTGTGGAAGTAACGGTAAAATCGGATATCAAACCCGATGCTGTCAGCCAGGCGATTGTAAGCGTGGAACAGGATGGCAGCGTTTCGCTGATTGCTTTTCCGCCCGCGCAGGGAACTACCCCTAGCTTCAAAATGATTTTTGAACGGGCGGATGGCCCAAACGCCGGCTTCACGGAAATAGGTGAAACCCAAAATGGAAACCGTTATACCGATGGCACGGCCCTCACGTCGCAGCAATCGTATTGCTACCGGATTCTGTATGAAAATGCCTGCGGCAACCGCTCTGACCCCAGTGAACCCATTTGTACGGTGTATCTGAAAAATGCAGGTAGTAACATTCAGTGGACCAGCGAAGCCCCCTTTACCGACGATGTAGACTCGTATTTCGTAATAAAACTGAATAAAGGAGGGGCTTCGACTGAAACGGGCGTAGGCTCCAACACGACCTACAATCCCCAGTTTGACGATCCCAACGAGCAGGAATTCAACTACCAGGTCCGGGTTCGCTCCAAAAACGGAGCCTTCCTGAGTTACTCCAATGTGATTCTTTTCCGTCGGGAAGCTGCCCTTTTCATGCCTGACGCGTTTTCGCCCAATGACGACGGCATGAATGATTTTTTTAAACCCAGCGGGACATTTTACGATAATTTCCAGTTAGTAGTTTACAACCGCTGGGGGCAGTCCATTTTCCAAACTACCGACGCCGCTACGGGATGGGACGGCATGATTCAGGGCAACCGTGCTCCCCAGGGGCAGTATGTGTACAAAGTGATCATCACCGACAGCACGGGTGTCGAATTTGTCAAGAGCGGGACCGTTCTGCTTTTACGGTAA
- a CDS encoding YbaB/EbfC family nucleoid-associated protein, with product MFGNMGDMMGMMGKMKDLQARMKEAQEQLSGITESAESGAGLVRVTVNGQKKVVGLEIDNDLIKPDDKEMLQDLLVAAINKAMENIEPKIKEHLQKSTEGLLPNIPGMDLGNLMK from the coding sequence ATGTTTGGAAATATGGGAGACATGATGGGTATGATGGGTAAAATGAAAGACCTACAGGCCCGCATGAAAGAGGCTCAGGAACAGCTGAGCGGCATCACCGAGTCGGCAGAATCGGGCGCCGGACTGGTACGGGTCACCGTCAACGGCCAGAAAAAAGTAGTAGGCCTGGAAATTGACAACGACCTGATTAAGCCCGATGACAAGGAAATGCTACAGGATTTGCTGGTCGCTGCCATCAATAAGGCCATGGAAAATATTGAGCCCAAAATAAAGGAACACCTGCAGAAATCAACCGAAGGCCTACTACCCAATATTCCGGGTATGGACCTGGGTAATCTGATGAAGTAA
- a CDS encoding glycosyltransferase family 2 protein, whose amino-acid sequence MKHVAIVILNYNGQLYLEKFLPFVRQYSEGCEIWVADNASTDQSLAWLSQVPDIRVLVIPDNKGYAGGYNYALAHIQADYFILLNSDVEVTPGWVTSVLDYMDVHPDVAACQPKIKDFRNRSRFEYAGAAGGYMDYLGYPYSRGRLFDTCEEDHGQYDATVDVFWATGACLFIRSDAFQESGGFDERFFAHMEEIDLCWRLLNRGWRIVCCGNSEVYHVGGGTLHKSNPRKTFLNYRNNLMMIYKNMPAGQTTKVILVRLMLDGISSIRFMMAGAWPDVGAILRAHFAFYGFIPRLKKIKKNPKSRVKLYTRSVVWEYFVKGNRYFSKLPH is encoded by the coding sequence ATGAAACATGTAGCCATTGTTATCCTGAACTATAATGGGCAATTATATCTCGAAAAGTTTCTACCGTTCGTACGGCAGTACTCGGAGGGCTGCGAAATATGGGTAGCCGATAATGCCTCTACCGATCAATCGCTGGCCTGGCTAAGCCAGGTACCCGACATACGGGTTCTGGTGATTCCTGATAACAAAGGGTATGCTGGCGGCTATAATTACGCCCTCGCCCACATCCAGGCTGACTACTTCATCCTACTGAACTCCGACGTAGAGGTTACACCGGGCTGGGTGACATCGGTACTAGATTACATGGATGTTCACCCCGACGTCGCGGCTTGCCAGCCCAAAATCAAAGACTTTCGTAACCGAAGCCGCTTCGAATACGCCGGAGCGGCCGGAGGGTACATGGATTACCTGGGGTACCCTTACAGCCGGGGGCGCTTATTTGATACCTGCGAAGAAGACCACGGTCAATACGATGCTACGGTAGATGTGTTTTGGGCCACAGGAGCCTGCCTGTTCATCAGGTCTGATGCTTTTCAGGAATCAGGGGGATTCGACGAGCGTTTTTTTGCGCACATGGAAGAAATAGACCTCTGCTGGCGGTTGCTTAACCGGGGCTGGCGCATTGTGTGCTGCGGGAATAGCGAGGTATACCATGTGGGTGGGGGTACCTTGCACAAATCCAATCCGCGCAAGACTTTCCTGAACTACCGCAACAATCTGATGATGATTTATAAAAACATGCCTGCCGGGCAAACGACTAAGGTGATCCTGGTGCGGCTGATGCTGGACGGAATTTCCAGTATCCGATTCATGATGGCGGGCGCATGGCCTGACGTGGGCGCAATCCTGCGCGCTCATTTTGCTTTTTATGGATTCATTCCCCGGCTCAAAAAAATCAAAAAAAACCCAAAAAGTCGGGTCAAACTCTATACCAGAAGTGTGGTTTGGGAGTATTTTGTGAAAGGCAATCGGTATTTTTCCAAACTACCCCACTGA